A portion of the Streptomyces griseiscabiei genome contains these proteins:
- a CDS encoding GNAT family N-acetyltransferase → MEPVTLTTERLLLRTVDRRDTDAVYTAAQDPDIQRWTTIPSPYSREHAEDFVERSVPQGWADASMFTFGLFLPAGELAGMLGITMRSAGTGEIGFWATREHRRNGYITEATRAAAHWSFTTLGLDRLEWRAEVGNTASRAVALATGFTLEGTLRSALLNNGTRRDCWLASLLPSDLSLPSPTPYLPATRPTPHPHPRSSPPHCQCPPLPCGA, encoded by the coding sequence ATGGAACCTGTCACCCTGACCACCGAGCGCCTGCTGCTGCGCACCGTGGACCGGCGCGACACCGACGCGGTGTACACGGCCGCCCAGGACCCGGACATCCAGCGCTGGACCACGATCCCCTCACCGTACTCGCGGGAGCACGCGGAGGATTTCGTCGAGCGGTCCGTCCCCCAAGGCTGGGCCGACGCCTCCATGTTCACCTTCGGCCTCTTCCTCCCCGCCGGCGAACTGGCTGGCATGCTCGGCATCACGATGCGCTCGGCGGGCACCGGCGAGATCGGCTTCTGGGCCACCAGGGAGCACCGCCGCAACGGCTACATCACCGAGGCCACCCGCGCCGCCGCCCACTGGTCGTTCACCACCCTCGGCCTCGACCGCCTCGAATGGCGTGCCGAGGTCGGCAACACCGCCTCCCGCGCGGTCGCCCTGGCCACCGGCTTCACCCTGGAGGGCACCCTCCGCTCGGCCCTCCTCAACAACGGCACCCGCCGCGACTGCTGGCTGGCCTCCCTGCTCCCCTCGGACCTCTCCCTCCCCTCCCCCACCCCCTACCTACCGGCCACCCGACCCACGCCCCATCCCCATCCCCGCAGCTCACCCCCGCACTGTCAGTGCCCTCCCCTACCCTGCGGAGCATGA
- the secA gene encoding preprotein translocase subunit SecA, producing MSVLSKIMRAGEGKILRKLHRIADQVNSIEEDFIDLSDAELRALTEEYKQRYADGETLDDLLPEAFATVREGAKRALGQRHYDVQMMGGAALHLGYVAEMKTGEGKTLVGTLPAYLNALSGKGVHLITVNDYLAERDSEMMGRVHKFLGLSVGCILANMTPAQRREQYNCDITYGTNNEFGFDYLRDNMAWSKDELVQRGHNFAIVDEVDSILVDEARTPLIISGPADQATKWYGDFAKLVTRLKKGEPGNQLKGIEETGDYEVDEKKRTVAIHESGVGKVEDWLGIDNLYESVNTPLVGYLNNAIKAKELFKKDKDYVVMDGEVMIVDEHTGRILAGRRYNEGMHQAIEAKEGVDIKDENQTLATITLQNFFRLYKRHDHDGKEQPGLSGMTGTAMTEAAEFHQIYKLGVVPIPTNRPMVRKDQSDLIYRTEVAKFEAVVDDIVEKHEKGQPILVGTTSVEKSEYLSQQLSKRGVQHEVLNAKQHDREATIVAQAGRKGAVTVATNMAGRGTDIKLGGNPDDLAEAELRQRGLDPEEHIEEWAHALPEALAKAEEAVKAEFEEVKDLGGLYVLGTERHESRRIDNQLRGRSGRQGDPGESRFYLSLGDDLMRLFKAQMVERVMSMANVPDDVPIENKMVTRAIASAQSQVEQQNFETRKNVLKYDEVLNRQREVIYGERRRVLEGEDLQEQIQHFMDDTINAYITAETAEGFAEEWDLDRLWGAFKQLYPVKVTVDELEEAAGDRAGLTAEFIGESIKDDIMEQYEAREAQLGPEIMRELERRVVLSVLDRKWREHLYEMDYLQEGIGLRAMAQKDPLVEYQREGFDMFTAMMEGIKEESVGYLFNLEVQVEQQVEEVPVEDAKPSLEKTGDAVPAQAGASRPEIRAKGLEAPQRRDRLHFSAPTVDGEGGIVEGDLPEDEPVRSEADGLTRAERRKQQGKTSRRRKK from the coding sequence GTGTCCGTCCTCTCGAAGATCATGCGTGCAGGCGAAGGCAAAATCCTGCGCAAGCTGCACCGCATCGCGGACCAGGTCAACTCCATCGAAGAGGACTTCATCGACCTCTCCGACGCCGAGCTGCGCGCCCTGACCGAGGAGTACAAGCAGCGGTACGCCGACGGTGAGACCCTCGACGACCTGCTTCCCGAGGCGTTCGCCACCGTCCGCGAGGGTGCCAAGCGCGCCCTCGGCCAGCGCCACTACGACGTGCAGATGATGGGCGGCGCCGCCCTGCACCTCGGCTATGTCGCCGAGATGAAGACCGGTGAGGGCAAGACCCTCGTCGGCACCCTGCCCGCGTATCTGAACGCGCTGTCCGGCAAGGGCGTCCACCTGATCACGGTCAACGACTACCTGGCCGAGCGCGACTCCGAGATGATGGGCCGCGTCCACAAGTTCCTGGGCCTGAGCGTCGGCTGCATCCTCGCCAACATGACGCCGGCCCAGCGCCGCGAGCAGTACAACTGCGACATCACCTACGGCACGAACAACGAGTTCGGCTTCGACTACCTCCGCGACAACATGGCCTGGTCCAAGGACGAGCTCGTCCAGCGCGGCCACAACTTCGCGATCGTCGACGAGGTCGACTCCATCCTCGTCGACGAGGCCCGTACGCCTCTGATCATCTCCGGCCCGGCCGACCAGGCCACCAAGTGGTACGGCGACTTCGCCAAGCTGGTCACCCGCCTGAAGAAGGGCGAGCCCGGCAACCAGCTCAAGGGCATCGAGGAGACCGGCGACTACGAGGTCGACGAGAAGAAGCGCACGGTCGCCATCCACGAGTCCGGTGTCGGCAAGGTCGAGGACTGGCTGGGCATCGACAACCTCTACGAGTCGGTGAACACCCCTCTGGTGGGCTACCTGAACAACGCCATCAAGGCGAAGGAGCTCTTCAAGAAGGACAAGGACTACGTCGTCATGGACGGCGAAGTCATGATCGTCGACGAGCACACCGGCCGTATCCTCGCCGGCCGCCGCTACAACGAGGGCATGCACCAGGCGATCGAGGCGAAGGAAGGGGTGGACATCAAGGACGAGAACCAGACGCTCGCCACGATCACCCTGCAGAACTTCTTCCGCCTCTACAAGCGCCACGACCACGACGGCAAGGAACAGCCCGGTCTGTCCGGCATGACCGGTACGGCGATGACCGAGGCCGCCGAGTTCCACCAGATCTACAAGCTCGGTGTCGTGCCGATCCCGACCAACCGGCCGATGGTCCGCAAGGACCAGTCCGACCTGATCTACCGCACCGAGGTCGCGAAGTTCGAGGCGGTAGTCGACGACATCGTCGAGAAGCACGAGAAGGGCCAGCCGATCCTCGTCGGTACGACGTCGGTCGAGAAGTCCGAGTACCTGTCGCAGCAGCTGAGCAAGCGCGGCGTCCAGCACGAGGTGCTCAACGCCAAGCAGCACGACCGGGAGGCGACGATCGTCGCCCAGGCCGGCCGCAAGGGCGCCGTGACCGTCGCGACGAACATGGCCGGCCGCGGTACGGACATCAAGCTCGGCGGCAACCCCGACGACCTCGCCGAGGCGGAGCTGCGGCAGCGCGGTCTCGACCCCGAGGAGCACATCGAGGAGTGGGCGCACGCCCTGCCCGAGGCGCTCGCGAAGGCCGAGGAGGCCGTCAAGGCGGAGTTCGAGGAGGTCAAGGACCTCGGCGGGCTGTACGTCCTCGGCACCGAGCGGCACGAGTCCCGCCGGATCGACAACCAGCTGCGCGGTCGTTCCGGCCGTCAGGGCGACCCGGGCGAGTCCCGCTTCTACCTGTCGCTGGGCGACGACCTGATGCGGCTCTTCAAGGCCCAGATGGTCGAGCGAGTGATGTCCATGGCGAACGTGCCGGACGACGTCCCGATCGAGAACAAGATGGTCACCCGCGCGATCGCCTCCGCCCAGTCGCAGGTGGAGCAGCAGAACTTCGAGACCCGGAAGAACGTCCTCAAGTACGACGAGGTCCTCAACCGGCAGCGCGAGGTCATCTACGGCGAGCGCCGGCGCGTCCTGGAGGGCGAGGACCTGCAGGAGCAGATCCAGCACTTCATGGACGACACCATCAACGCCTACATCACCGCGGAGACCGCCGAGGGCTTCGCCGAGGAGTGGGACCTCGACCGGCTGTGGGGGGCCTTCAAGCAGCTCTACCCGGTGAAGGTCACCGTCGACGAGCTGGAGGAGGCCGCCGGGGACCGGGCCGGGCTGACCGCCGAGTTCATCGGCGAGTCCATCAAGGACGACATCATGGAGCAGTACGAGGCGCGTGAGGCGCAGCTCGGCCCCGAGATCATGCGGGAGCTGGAGCGCCGCGTGGTGCTGTCCGTGCTCGACCGCAAGTGGCGCGAGCACCTCTACGAGATGGACTACCTCCAGGAGGGCATCGGCCTGCGCGCGATGGCCCAGAAGGACCCGCTGGTCGAGTACCAGCGCGAGGGCTTCGACATGTTCACCGCCATGATGGAGGGCATCAAGGAGGAGTCCGTCGGCTATCTGTTCAACCTGGAGGTCCAGGTCGAGCAGCAGGTCGAGGAGGTCCCCGTCGAGGACGCGAAGCCGTCCCTGGAGAAGACCGGCGACGCGGTGCCGGCCCAGGCGGGTGCGTCCCGGCCGGAGATCCGGGCGAAGGGGCTGGAGGCCCCGCAGCGCCGTGACCGTCTCCACTTCTCCGCGCCGACCGTCGACGGCGAGGGCGGCATCGTCGAGGGCGACCTGCCCGAGGACGAGCCGGTCCGCTCCGAGGCCGACGGCCTCACGCGCGCGGAGCGCCGCAAGCAGCAGGGGAAGACGAGCCGTCGCCGTAAGAAGTGA
- a CDS encoding DJ-1/PfpI family protein has translation MTAKILIVTGDAAESLEVLYPYQRLREEGYEVHIAAPSRKQLRFVVHDFEPGYDTYTEKPGYSWPADLAFSEVDPGQYAAAVVPGGRAPEYLRNDPELRKILKSFFDTDKPVAQICHGPLLTASVDALSGRRVTAYPALELDMQAASATFQDAEAVVDGTLVSARAWPDHPAWMREFLTVLRAKAPVT, from the coding sequence ATGACGGCCAAGATCCTGATCGTGACCGGCGACGCGGCGGAGTCACTGGAGGTCCTGTATCCCTACCAGCGCCTCCGCGAGGAGGGGTACGAGGTCCACATCGCCGCCCCCAGCCGCAAACAGCTCCGCTTCGTGGTCCACGACTTCGAACCGGGCTACGACACCTACACCGAGAAACCCGGCTACAGCTGGCCCGCCGACCTGGCGTTCTCCGAGGTCGACCCGGGTCAGTACGCCGCCGCCGTCGTCCCCGGCGGCCGGGCCCCGGAGTATCTGCGCAACGACCCCGAGCTGCGCAAGATCCTGAAGTCCTTCTTCGACACCGACAAACCGGTCGCCCAGATCTGCCACGGCCCGCTGCTCACCGCCTCCGTGGACGCCCTGTCGGGCCGCCGCGTCACCGCGTACCCCGCGCTGGAGCTCGACATGCAGGCCGCCAGCGCGACCTTCCAGGACGCGGAGGCCGTCGTCGACGGCACCCTCGTCTCCGCCCGCGCCTGGCCGGACCACCCCGCCTGGATGCGGGAGTTCCTCACGGTGCTGCGGGCGAAGGCGCCGGTGACCTAG
- a CDS encoding DUF6912 family protein, giving the protein MRVYVPLTLPGLAEAYKTGELGEGAFVAYAVTPALREWYLSDDIEELEYAALNRAALASLRLVAVDPGAARRRVVVAVDVADRDAVADPDRGLDPVALGEVRVAGPVSLGKAAAVHVDSLEAEGEVGEAAAALGAADQGDDDAQFIVDGADDHELLWYATQEIPNLVGLGG; this is encoded by the coding sequence ATGCGCGTCTACGTCCCCCTGACCCTTCCCGGGCTCGCCGAGGCGTACAAGACGGGGGAGCTGGGGGAGGGGGCGTTCGTCGCGTACGCCGTCACGCCCGCTCTGCGGGAGTGGTATCTGTCCGACGACATCGAGGAGTTGGAGTACGCGGCGCTGAACCGGGCGGCGCTGGCGTCGCTGCGGCTGGTGGCGGTGGATCCGGGGGCGGCCCGGCGGAGGGTCGTCGTGGCCGTGGACGTGGCGGACCGGGACGCGGTGGCCGATCCCGATCGGGGGCTCGACCCGGTGGCGCTCGGGGAGGTGCGGGTCGCCGGGCCGGTGTCCTTGGGCAAGGCGGCGGCCGTGCATGTCGACTCGCTGGAGGCGGAGGGCGAGGTGGGCGAGGCGGCGGCCGCGTTGGGGGCGGCGGACCAGGGGGACGACGACGCGCAGTTCATCGTGGACGGCGCGGATGATCATGAGCTGCTCTGGTACGCGACGCAGGAGATCCCGAACCTGGTGGGGCTGGGCGGCTGA
- a CDS encoding winged helix-turn-helix domain-containing protein: MTSLPRPTTELTADEARRIALRAQGFLGAPDRRSGVRGVLRHLGAVQLDTISVLARSHELIPYARLGAVGRTTVDRAYWTDTHAFEYWSHAACILPIEEWPHFAFRRRAYRARPQWGHELPDGAYDRVVKQLRTEGPLTATELGGAKRTSEWWDWSGEKVAVERALMYGEVVCVARRGWKRVYDLAERAIPADLLHDELDDKECVRRLVRLAGEALGVGTRADIADYHRLRGEQFDAVVADSGLVPVTVEGWAKPAWADPVALASPPRGRHRTTLLSPFDSLIWERARTERIFGFTHRLEAYVPKQKRVHGYFAMPVLSGGRLVGRVDPARDGRTLVAKQITLDGPKAVPAVAQALLEAATWVDCTDVRVERVDAPELREPLMRALS; the protein is encoded by the coding sequence ATGACCTCCCTCCCGCGCCCCACCACAGAACTCACCGCAGACGAGGCCCGCCGTATCGCCCTACGGGCCCAGGGCTTCCTCGGCGCCCCGGACCGCAGATCCGGCGTCCGCGGCGTCCTGCGACACCTGGGCGCGGTCCAGCTCGACACCATCTCGGTCCTCGCCCGCTCCCATGAACTCATCCCGTACGCCCGCCTCGGCGCGGTCGGCCGCACCACGGTCGACAGGGCGTACTGGACGGACACACACGCCTTCGAGTACTGGTCCCACGCCGCCTGCATCCTCCCCATCGAGGAATGGCCCCACTTCGCCTTCCGCCGCCGCGCCTACCGCGCCCGCCCCCAGTGGGGCCACGAACTCCCGGACGGCGCCTACGACCGCGTCGTCAAACAGCTCCGCACCGAGGGCCCCCTCACGGCCACGGAACTGGGCGGCGCCAAGCGCACCAGCGAGTGGTGGGACTGGTCCGGCGAGAAGGTCGCCGTGGAACGCGCCCTGATGTACGGCGAGGTGGTCTGCGTGGCACGCCGCGGCTGGAAGCGGGTGTACGACCTGGCGGAGCGCGCGATCCCCGCCGATCTCCTCCATGACGAGCTGGACGACAAGGAGTGCGTACGCCGCCTGGTCCGCCTGGCCGGCGAGGCCCTCGGCGTCGGGACGCGCGCGGACATCGCCGACTACCACCGTCTCAGGGGCGAGCAGTTCGACGCGGTGGTGGCCGACTCGGGCCTGGTCCCGGTGACGGTGGAGGGCTGGGCGAAGCCGGCCTGGGCCGATCCGGTGGCCCTCGCCTCACCCCCGCGCGGCCGCCACCGCACCACGCTGCTGTCCCCGTTCGACTCCCTGATCTGGGAACGGGCCCGCACGGAGCGGATCTTCGGCTTCACCCACCGCCTGGAGGCGTACGTCCCCAAACAGAAGCGCGTGCACGGCTACTTCGCGATGCCGGTCCTGTCCGGCGGCCGGCTCGTCGGCCGTGTCGACCCGGCCCGCGACGGCCGCACCCTGGTCGCCAAACAGATCACCCTCGACGGCCCCAAGGCGGTCCCGGCCGTGGCCCAGGCCCTCCTGGAAGCCGCGACCTGGGTGGACTGCACGGACGTCCGCGTGGAACGCGTGGACGCCCCGGAACTGCGCGAGCCCTTGATGCGCGCCCTGTCCTGA
- a CDS encoding Rv3235 family protein, whose product MNKVMTRTKRHPGTRPPVRHDPRRPGRAPSRPAPTGNRPSPAPAPPATRSHPRPTDRFADLLLAVLTGRRPVHSMLRHTAGRAYDELARLAERGPLSAPHGAHPVVRDIGYYVAAPGALEVFARIGAGDRLRAMAFRLEHGPDHRWRCTAVELGGPRPLPPADE is encoded by the coding sequence ATGAACAAGGTCATGACCCGGACCAAGCGCCACCCCGGCACCCGCCCACCCGTCCGCCACGACCCCCGCCGCCCCGGCCGCGCCCCGTCCCGCCCGGCCCCGACGGGCAACCGCCCCTCCCCGGCGCCCGCCCCGCCCGCCACCAGGTCCCACCCCCGCCCCACCGACCGCTTCGCCGACCTCCTCCTCGCCGTGCTCACCGGCCGCCGCCCCGTCCACAGCATGCTGCGCCACACCGCGGGAAGGGCCTACGACGAACTGGCCCGGCTGGCCGAGCGCGGCCCCCTGAGCGCCCCTCACGGCGCCCACCCCGTGGTCCGCGACATCGGCTACTACGTGGCCGCCCCGGGCGCCCTGGAGGTCTTCGCCCGCATCGGCGCCGGCGACCGTCTGCGCGCCATGGCCTTCCGTCTGGAACACGGCCCCGACCACCGCTGGCGCTGCACAGCCGTGGAGCTCGGCGGCCCGAGGCCACTCCCCCCGGCCGACGAATGA
- a CDS encoding HAD family hydrolase: protein MGMNGVGAHIVWDWNGTLLNDNEAIIGATNAAFAELGIPSITLERYRELYCVPVPKFYERLIGRLPTDEEWEAMDVVFHRYYAEHRVACGLTAGVPGLLTDWVSGGRSQSILSMYVHEELVPLVRGFGIEPHFVRVDGRTGPSGGSKTEHMVRHLRRLVGVEPRRTVVIGDAADDAVAARHVGAQAVLYTGGSHSRASLEGVGVPVVDTLEEAVEEAGRLAA, encoded by the coding sequence ATGGGGATGAACGGAGTCGGGGCACATATCGTCTGGGACTGGAACGGGACCTTGTTGAACGACAACGAGGCGATCATCGGGGCGACGAACGCGGCGTTCGCGGAGCTGGGGATCCCGTCGATCACGCTGGAGCGGTACCGGGAGCTGTACTGCGTGCCGGTGCCGAAGTTCTACGAGCGGCTGATCGGGCGGCTGCCCACGGACGAGGAGTGGGAGGCCATGGATGTGGTCTTCCACCGGTACTACGCGGAGCACCGGGTCGCCTGCGGTCTGACCGCGGGGGTTCCCGGGCTCCTCACCGACTGGGTCTCCGGGGGGCGCAGTCAGTCGATTCTGAGCATGTACGTGCACGAGGAGCTGGTGCCGCTGGTGCGCGGCTTCGGGATCGAGCCGCACTTCGTCCGGGTCGACGGGCGCACCGGGCCCTCCGGCGGCAGCAAGACCGAGCACATGGTGCGGCATCTGCGCCGACTCGTGGGCGTGGAGCCGAGACGGACCGTGGTGATCGGGGACGCCGCCGATGACGCCGTCGCCGCCCGGCATGTGGGCGCGCAGGCCGTGCTCTACACCGGCGGCTCCCACAGCCGGGCCAGCCTGGAGGGGGTCGGGGTGCCCGTCGTGGACACCCTGGAGGAGGCCGTCGAGGAGGCCGGGCGGCTCGCCGCGTAG